The Brasilonema sennae CENA114 genome includes a region encoding these proteins:
- a CDS encoding calcium-binding protein: MPVAAQDLGLLFSGTFTAKFAREHLHSAIAVILQTNFTIGEKLKFMASETVFLQPTNTTPNPNPNFANATGLFTLFNYSQPSASFLTASQADTLVRGGVATAIGDAKAIFNNDPTFSVLFNDSTGIGLDGPYAGSSNSQTKVVANFAVKANLAFRFDFLADVALTAKEIENPNAEYNEAKSKTAFVVLDTKDPNKPKVLDYFGITGNLISSKKVGELKFGGSKNVNIATPNQTRDVDGNNGQDSVTGKYSGTYQQTFKQDTNITVVEIQATAVTFLGDTLIGNLGKDVTYGTIGDDKLSGSDGASKIYGSLGNDTLDGNKGDDILEGGPGNDRLYGDAGNDKLSGGSGDDILTGGRGSDVLVGGDGYDQFVFKGGDNSSSDYDIIKDFQVGTDKLVFQNWTLLSPDKWLKEMFSQGNITDTKDGVLFDFERGWTEGKLLLAGVNSSQINSQSIVFTWGF; encoded by the coding sequence ATGCCCGTAGCGGCTCAGGATTTAGGACTGCTATTTTCTGGAACTTTTACAGCAAAATTCGCCAGGGAGCATCTGCACTCAGCTATCGCTGTTATTTTGCAGACAAACTTTACAATTGGAGAAAAGTTGAAGTTCATGGCATCAGAAACTGTATTTTTACAACCAACCAATACAACTCCTAATCCCAACCCTAATTTTGCTAACGCTACAGGGCTTTTTACTCTGTTCAACTATAGTCAACCTTCAGCATCTTTTTTGACTGCCTCGCAAGCGGACACATTGGTTCGCGGTGGGGTAGCTACTGCTATTGGTGACGCTAAAGCTATTTTCAACAATGATCCAACTTTCTCTGTACTCTTCAATGACAGTACTGGGATTGGTTTAGATGGTCCGTATGCAGGAAGTTCCAACAGTCAAACTAAAGTTGTTGCTAATTTTGCAGTTAAGGCGAATCTTGCTTTCCGTTTCGATTTTTTAGCAGATGTCGCACTGACAGCTAAAGAAATTGAAAATCCGAATGCTGAATATAACGAGGCTAAATCGAAAACTGCTTTCGTGGTGTTAGACACCAAAGATCCCAATAAACCCAAGGTCTTAGATTATTTTGGCATCACTGGTAACTTAATTTCCTCTAAAAAAGTTGGCGAACTGAAGTTTGGTGGTAGTAAGAATGTCAACATTGCCACTCCCAATCAAACTCGTGATGTTGATGGCAACAATGGGCAAGACTCCGTCACAGGCAAGTATAGTGGAACTTACCAGCAGACGTTTAAGCAAGATACCAACATAACTGTAGTGGAAATTCAAGCCACTGCAGTTACCTTTTTGGGGGATACTTTAATCGGCAATCTGGGAAAAGATGTCACATATGGCACGATAGGAGATGATAAACTGAGTGGCAGCGATGGTGCTAGTAAAATATATGGCAGCCTAGGAAATGATACTCTGGATGGAAACAAAGGTGATGATATCCTCGAAGGAGGTCCAGGCAATGATCGGCTATATGGAGATGCAGGTAATGATAAACTCAGTGGTGGTTCCGGCGATGACATCCTGACTGGTGGTCGTGGTAGTGATGTGTTGGTTGGTGGCGACGGCTATGACCAATTTGTATTTAAAGGTGGCGATAATTCAAGTAGTGACTACGACATCATCAAAGACTTCCAGGTTGGTACCGATAAGCTAGTATTCCAAAACTGGACTCTTCTGAGTCCTGATAAATGGTTAAAAGAGATGTTTTCTCAAGGTAACATAACCGATACCAAGGATGGTGTTCTCTTCGATTTTGAGCGTGGATGGACTGAAGGAAAATTACTGCTTGCGGGTGTAAATTCCAGTCAAATTAACTCTCAATCAATAGTGTTTACTTGGGGTTTTTAG
- a CDS encoding peptidylprolyl isomerase gives MSEPLTISSSDLIQSLKLSCQIPDVVQAIATQKIIASAAQEAGIQVLEQEVQQEGDRLRFAKKLVKAQDTWNWLKKHHLSLPEFEQLIHNKVLATKLAHHLFAGHIERFFYENQLNYVGAATYEVILDDTDLALELFYSLQSNEIIFQEIAREYIQQPELRRAGGYKGIRRRKDFRPEIAAAVFAATPPSPLKPISTSKGVYLIWVEEIVQPILDEQLREQIQQELFDHWLKEQVTSMEIVTDLDVGFQASTELPKQA, from the coding sequence GTGTCAGAACCTTTGACCATTTCGTCCTCAGACCTGATTCAGAGTTTAAAGCTTTCTTGTCAAATCCCTGATGTTGTGCAAGCGATCGCAACCCAAAAAATTATTGCATCAGCTGCCCAAGAAGCAGGTATTCAAGTCTTAGAACAAGAAGTTCAACAGGAAGGAGATAGATTACGCTTTGCCAAAAAACTAGTCAAAGCTCAAGACACTTGGAACTGGCTCAAAAAACATCATCTCTCTCTGCCTGAGTTTGAACAATTGATCCATAACAAGGTACTAGCCACTAAGTTAGCTCATCACCTCTTTGCTGGGCATATAGAACGCTTCTTTTATGAAAACCAACTCAATTACGTTGGTGCTGCCACATATGAAGTCATCTTGGATGACACAGACTTAGCTCTAGAACTGTTTTATTCTCTGCAATCAAACGAAATCATTTTCCAAGAAATAGCTCGTGAATATATTCAACAGCCTGAACTTCGACGTGCTGGAGGATATAAAGGAATACGACGTCGTAAAGATTTTCGACCAGAGATTGCAGCGGCTGTGTTTGCTGCTACTCCACCGTCCCCTCTCAAGCCGATTTCAACCTCCAAGGGAGTTTATTTGATTTGGGTAGAGGAAATTGTTCAACCTATCTTGGATGAGCAGTTGCGTGAGCAAATTCAGCAGGAATTGTTTGATCATTGGTTGAAGGAACAAGTTACATCGATGGAAATCGTTACTGATTTAGATGTAGGTTTTCAAGCATCAACAGAACTGCCTAAGCAAGCTTGA
- a CDS encoding HlyD family efflux transporter periplasmic adaptor subunit — protein MPNTSRDPSSGVPPQSDPQKNYIPSAKSAESTELSKHTEATDDTQNWFSGTEELLDALPKVWTRSSLYLLTAFALIVLPWAMFSKVDETESARGRLEPKGATQKLDSPVGGSVTAVKVKEGETVKAGQVLLELDSQVVKTELNQVQTKLDGLQNRRKSSELLKNQLTLSVRTQQQQNQAQLLAKQSQVDQARRNLDTLKSVYNLQKEEKLAKVAQVQQALDSSKSAYKLAEVRLQASQEKVPRYKKAYQDGVMPQERFEEIQQSAKENYEYLLRAKSDIAQTQSSLKEQQSSYQRTIQQAQSEIQQAQLKAEEEQRNYQSLVHTGELAQLKAEEQLKELQAQIDSVQSEISQTQSQLTASNIQLQQRVVRSPIDGVIFEFPTTKPGAVLQPGQRVAQIAPLQVGVVLKAVIPNQHSGFLKAGMPAKVKFDAYPFQEYGIVSAKVNWISPDSKVTQTPQGNVENFELEITLDKQYIENGNKRLQFIPGQTATAEVVIRQRRIIDFILDPFKKLHKGGLNV, from the coding sequence ATGCCAAACACATCTCGTGATCCCTCATCTGGAGTTCCGCCCCAGTCAGATCCGCAGAAAAACTACATTCCTTCAGCCAAAAGTGCGGAATCTACTGAGTTATCTAAGCATACAGAAGCAACAGATGATACACAAAATTGGTTTTCTGGAACCGAAGAACTGTTAGATGCTTTACCTAAAGTTTGGACGCGTTCTTCGCTGTACTTGTTGACAGCTTTTGCCCTGATTGTCTTACCTTGGGCGATGTTCTCAAAGGTTGATGAGACAGAGAGTGCTAGAGGACGTCTTGAACCTAAAGGTGCAACCCAAAAATTAGATAGTCCAGTCGGTGGAAGTGTCACTGCTGTCAAGGTCAAAGAAGGCGAAACTGTAAAAGCAGGTCAAGTTTTATTGGAACTGGACTCACAGGTTGTCAAAACTGAACTTAACCAGGTTCAAACAAAGTTGGACGGACTCCAAAATCGGCGAAAGAGCTCAGAGCTACTCAAAAATCAATTAACGCTTTCTGTGCGTACTCAGCAACAACAAAACCAAGCTCAACTCTTAGCAAAGCAGTCTCAAGTGGACCAGGCGCGACGGAATTTAGATACTCTCAAATCCGTTTATAACTTACAGAAAGAGGAAAAACTGGCCAAAGTAGCCCAAGTGCAGCAAGCTCTTGATTCTAGTAAGTCAGCTTATAAGTTAGCAGAAGTTCGTCTTCAGGCCTCTCAAGAAAAAGTCCCACGCTATAAAAAAGCCTATCAAGATGGTGTCATGCCACAAGAGCGTTTTGAGGAAATCCAACAGTCTGCAAAGGAAAACTACGAATACCTTCTGCGAGCGAAATCAGATATTGCTCAGACTCAGTCGAGCTTAAAAGAACAACAAAGCAGTTATCAAAGAACCATTCAGCAAGCTCAGTCTGAAATCCAGCAAGCACAACTCAAAGCGGAGGAAGAACAACGCAATTATCAAAGCCTGGTTCATACAGGTGAACTTGCACAACTCAAAGCAGAGGAACAACTCAAAGAACTGCAAGCACAAATTGATTCTGTTCAATCGGAAATTTCCCAAACTCAAAGTCAATTAACAGCCTCAAATATTCAGTTGCAGCAACGAGTAGTGCGATCGCCTATTGATGGTGTGATTTTTGAATTTCCCACTACCAAACCGGGAGCCGTACTACAACCAGGTCAAAGAGTTGCTCAAATTGCACCATTACAAGTTGGTGTAGTACTCAAGGCTGTGATACCAAACCAGCACAGTGGCTTCTTAAAAGCGGGTATGCCTGCCAAAGTCAAGTTTGATGCTTATCCTTTCCAGGAGTATGGCATTGTGTCAGCAAAAGTTAATTGGATTTCTCCAGACTCCAAAGTTACCCAAACGCCTCAAGGGAATGTAGAAAACTTTGAGTTAGAAATTACTTTGGATAAACAGTATATCGAGAATGGCAACAAACGTCTTCAATTCATTCCTGGACAGACTGCAACCGCTGAGGTGGTTATCCGCCAGCGGCGTATCATAGACTTCATCCTAGATCCATTTAAGAAATTGCACAAAGGTGGCTTAAACGTTTAG
- a CDS encoding peptidase domain-containing ABC transporter, producing MSSEFLQQLCQQLADAFEQVVSQQELAGCIAQAEILEPTPTKQFLQTTDSIAGIYIVLRGKVRLLDSAENLITTLGTGSCFAEATLFPEQDFLPYIAKASTNLKLCYLKLEILKALIDNNPKFRDRLLQRAQLWDLLLRCRQNSQIECPPPDVPEILKGLSYFSQHFLDSNQKISLPKDSKLWLVYKGELRHTNGQSLTPGQIITHSDQGDWQTTEPTIAYDLKETQWQTVIEHAQQLAQLVEPEQGSPAPQEQKSRPRKSKSEQITPSGNVIPFRHRESATTRQEPPKKSRPYFPTPKVKVGQAWGQLTKSYPFFAQQSAADCGAACLVMIARYWGKRLNLNRLRESANVNKSGASLSALAATAENVGFATRPVKASFDKLAQQSLPAIVHWEGKHYIVLYEITSKRVIVGDPGIGQRILSPKEFQAGWTGYALLLQPTSVLKETEDDSTGIWRFFELLKPHTWVLLEVFFASILIQAFGLITPLFTQLLFDRVIVQGSTSTLNAVCVGLIIFGLFSIAVNGLRQYLLAHTANRVSIALLVGFIKHTLRLPLSFFESRYVGDIVSRIQENQKIQQFLTGETLSIILDLLTVIIYAGLMFWYNWRMALLGLMTVPPFFILTLASTNILRRMSREIFNAGAEQSSYLIQALTGIRSVRSMSIEHTVRWRWEELLNTLTKKSFSAQIIGNNLQIISGVIDTVMHTALLWYGASLVINQELTIGQLIAFNMLLGNVLSPFKRLSVVWNQFQEIVISVERINDVLDAEPEEDLQTKPRKPLRQMRGHIRFDNVTFRYHSESQTNVLENLSFEIKPEQTVAVVGRSGSGKTTLSKLMLGLYPASEGKVLVDGHDVSSITLKSLRQQMGVVDQDTFLFGGTIRENIGIAHPEASLEEIIEAARLAGADEFIQQMAMGYDTEIGEGGGMLSGGQRQRLAIARALLGNPRFIIFDEATSSLDAESERIIQNNLKTILQGRTSLIIAHRLSTVRNADLILVLDRGVLIESGTHDELIVKKGHYYYLNQQQLAHVG from the coding sequence ATGTCATCAGAATTTTTGCAGCAACTGTGTCAACAACTTGCTGATGCTTTTGAGCAGGTTGTTTCACAACAGGAACTAGCAGGGTGTATTGCACAGGCAGAAATCCTGGAACCAACACCCACAAAGCAGTTTTTGCAAACAACAGACAGTATTGCCGGAATTTATATAGTTCTTCGTGGCAAAGTCAGACTCTTAGATAGCGCAGAGAACTTAATCACAACCCTAGGTACAGGTTCTTGCTTCGCAGAAGCCACCTTGTTTCCAGAACAAGACTTTTTACCATATATTGCCAAAGCTTCAACTAACCTCAAGCTTTGCTATCTCAAACTAGAGATATTAAAAGCTTTGATAGATAATAATCCCAAGTTTCGCGATCGCCTACTGCAACGCGCTCAATTATGGGACTTACTACTGCGATGTCGGCAAAATTCGCAAATCGAGTGCCCGCCACCAGATGTACCAGAAATACTAAAAGGTTTATCTTATTTCTCTCAACACTTTTTGGATAGCAACCAAAAAATATCGCTACCCAAAGATAGTAAATTGTGGCTGGTGTACAAAGGAGAACTGCGACATACAAATGGTCAAAGTTTGACACCAGGACAAATTATTACACACTCAGATCAGGGAGATTGGCAAACAACTGAGCCAACGATCGCCTACGATCTCAAAGAAACACAATGGCAAACAGTAATTGAACACGCTCAGCAATTAGCACAGTTGGTAGAACCCGAACAAGGTTCACCCGCACCTCAAGAACAGAAGTCACGTCCTCGCAAATCAAAATCAGAACAAATTACTCCTTCTGGAAACGTCATCCCTTTTCGCCACCGGGAGTCAGCGACAACAAGACAAGAGCCACCAAAAAAATCACGCCCTTACTTTCCAACTCCCAAAGTCAAAGTCGGGCAAGCGTGGGGACAACTAACCAAAAGCTACCCATTTTTTGCACAGCAAAGTGCTGCTGATTGTGGTGCCGCGTGCCTGGTAATGATAGCACGCTATTGGGGCAAACGCCTAAATCTGAATCGACTGCGGGAGTCAGCTAACGTCAACAAGTCTGGTGCATCACTCAGTGCTTTAGCCGCCACCGCCGAAAATGTTGGCTTTGCAACCCGTCCCGTCAAAGCCAGCTTTGATAAACTAGCACAACAATCCCTACCAGCGATTGTCCATTGGGAAGGCAAACACTACATCGTCCTCTATGAAATTACCTCAAAGCGAGTGATTGTGGGTGACCCTGGGATTGGTCAACGCATTCTCAGCCCAAAGGAATTTCAGGCAGGTTGGACTGGATACGCCTTATTGCTGCAACCCACATCTGTACTCAAAGAAACAGAAGATGACAGCACAGGCATTTGGAGGTTTTTTGAGCTACTCAAACCCCACACTTGGGTACTACTGGAAGTTTTCTTTGCTTCAATACTAATTCAGGCGTTTGGGCTAATCACGCCCCTATTTACCCAACTACTTTTTGATAGAGTCATTGTTCAGGGTAGCACCTCTACATTAAACGCTGTCTGTGTTGGGTTGATCATATTTGGTTTGTTCAGCATCGCTGTGAATGGCTTAAGGCAATATCTTTTAGCGCATACAGCAAACCGTGTCAGCATTGCACTGTTGGTAGGTTTCATCAAACATACCCTACGCTTACCTTTATCGTTCTTCGAGTCCCGCTACGTCGGAGATATTGTCTCTCGCATCCAAGAAAACCAAAAAATTCAACAATTCCTGACTGGCGAAACGCTGTCAATCATTCTGGATTTGTTGACGGTGATTATTTATGCAGGATTGATGTTTTGGTATAACTGGCGGATGGCACTTCTAGGGTTAATGACTGTACCGCCATTTTTTATCCTGACACTAGCTTCTACAAACATCTTGCGTCGGATGTCCAGAGAGATTTTCAATGCAGGCGCGGAACAAAGCAGTTATCTGATTCAAGCCCTCACAGGTATTCGTTCTGTGCGTTCAATGTCAATTGAACATACCGTGCGTTGGCGTTGGGAAGAACTGCTGAATACTTTGACCAAAAAATCTTTTAGCGCACAGATTATTGGCAATAACCTGCAAATTATTAGTGGTGTCATCGACACTGTGATGCATACGGCATTGCTATGGTACGGGGCCTCGCTAGTGATTAATCAAGAACTCACCATAGGACAACTGATTGCTTTTAATATGTTATTGGGCAATGTCCTTAGCCCTTTCAAACGACTTAGCGTGGTGTGGAATCAATTCCAAGAAATTGTGATTTCTGTGGAACGCATCAACGATGTCCTGGATGCAGAACCAGAAGAAGACTTGCAAACTAAACCCCGCAAGCCTTTGCGTCAGATGCGCGGTCACATTCGCTTTGATAATGTCACTTTCCGCTATCACTCAGAAAGCCAGACGAACGTCCTGGAAAATCTCAGCTTTGAAATTAAGCCGGAACAAACAGTTGCGGTGGTGGGACGCAGTGGTTCAGGAAAGACAACCTTGTCAAAGTTAATGTTGGGTCTATATCCTGCAAGCGAAGGCAAGGTCTTAGTCGATGGTCACGATGTCAGTAGTATCACTCTTAAATCCCTGCGACAACAAATGGGTGTGGTAGACCAAGATACTTTCTTGTTTGGTGGTACAATTCGAGAAAACATTGGTATCGCCCATCCAGAAGCCTCTTTAGAAGAAATTATAGAAGCAGCACGTTTGGCTGGAGCAGATGAATTTATTCAGCAGATGGCAATGGGTTACGACACCGAAATTGGTGAAGGTGGTGGGATGCTTTCTGGCGGACAACGCCAACGTCTGGCGATCGCCCGCGCCTTGCTAGGTAATCCCCGATTTATAATTTTCGATGAAGCCACCAGTAGCCTGGATGCAGAATCCGAACGAATCATTCAGAACAACCTAAAAACTATTCTTCAAGGACGCACGAGTCTGATTATTGCTCATCGCCTTTCCACTGTCCGCAACGCTGATTTAATTCTGGTGTTAGACCGAGGTGTCTTGATCGAAAGCGGGACACACGACGAATTAATCGTTAAAAAAGGACATTATTACTACCTGAATCAACAACAACTTGCTCATGTAGGTTAA
- a CDS encoding HetP family heterocyst commitment protein, which produces MNQNMSCSHQLDKKLPPEQFDQVVEAILAGKYSWACVLMLRFAGYNPLHYIPYRTYNRLLKENSHVSRSNQQENENLKVTNISSDKRSQSHLTSTNCLSKIKDRPLLEVVGKK; this is translated from the coding sequence ATGAACCAAAATATGTCTTGCAGTCATCAGTTAGATAAAAAACTTCCTCCAGAACAATTCGACCAAGTCGTTGAGGCTATTCTTGCTGGTAAGTATTCCTGGGCTTGTGTTCTTATGCTACGTTTTGCAGGCTACAATCCTCTACATTACATTCCCTACCGTACTTACAACCGACTGCTTAAAGAAAATTCTCATGTTAGTAGGTCAAATCAACAGGAAAACGAAAATCTCAAAGTTACTAATATCTCTTCTGACAAAAGGTCCCAAAGCCATCTCACATCAACTAACTGCCTCAGCAAAATTAAAGATAGACCATTACTTGAGGTGGTTGGTAAGAAATAA
- a CDS encoding GH116 family glycosyl hydrolase, with the protein MRKLPSSVIPSCTWSRPIGLGWDEPYTVRYASNIDDGYWHGMPLGGFGAGCIGRSSRGDFNLWHIDGGEHVFKNIPACQFSVFESFGSSSQACALCTEPPEDASLRTWQWYPGSKKVGREENSEEVKQTSVTPSSPQSQTGTYHALYPRSWFVYEGVFQAELTCEQFSPIWAGNYQQASYPVAVFLWTAHNPTHAPISLSIMLTWENMVGWFTNAVKSPLVRVRDDGSPVYDYQPRLGESQGNFNRIVENNESIGLLLEPVNMTEPPQEGEGQWCIATRKQPNVEVQYHTRWNPVGTGEEVWQSFAQDGSLPNHVDNTPAAEGEQIGVALAVRFTLQPGETLEIPFALTWDLPITEFAAGTTYYRRYTDFFGKSGKNAWTIASTALAEYHVWQQQIQSWQQPIIERQDLPDWFKMALFNELYDLTSGGTLWSAASDRDPVGQFAVLECLDYRWYESLDVRLYGSFALLMLFPELEKAVIRAFARAIPSCDETHRIIGYYYVIGAESPMAVRKTAGATPHDLGAPNEHVWEKTNYTSYQDCNLWKDLGCDFVLQVYRDFLLTGADDVEFLAECWNPVVQTLDYLKRFDKDEDGIPENSGAPDQTFDDWRLVGVSAYCGGLWLAAMEAAIAICDILLNSIDQKENTSTQECDRPWKASIDIEELVQQKSIYETWLTQSRPIYQEKLWNGQYYRLDSESGSDVVMADQLCGQFYARLLGLPDIVPVECILSALKTVYDACFLKFYDGKFGAANGVRPDGSPENPNATHPLEIWTGINFGLAAFLVQMEMKDEAFRIAYAVVQQIYENGLQFRTPEAITVVGTFRASTYLRAMAIWAIYLLID; encoded by the coding sequence ATGAGAAAACTGCCATCTTCCGTAATTCCCTCTTGCACTTGGAGTCGTCCCATCGGTTTAGGTTGGGACGAACCTTACACAGTCCGTTATGCCAGCAATATTGATGATGGTTATTGGCACGGTATGCCTTTGGGCGGTTTTGGTGCAGGTTGTATTGGTCGTTCCTCACGGGGAGATTTTAATTTGTGGCACATTGACGGCGGTGAACATGTATTCAAAAACATCCCCGCGTGTCAATTCAGTGTATTTGAATCTTTTGGCTCATCCTCGCAAGCCTGCGCTTTGTGTACTGAACCTCCTGAAGACGCAAGCCTTAGAACATGGCAGTGGTATCCGGGAAGTAAGAAAGTAGGGAGAGAAGAAAACAGTGAGGAAGTGAAACAAACTTCTGTGACTCCCTCATCACCCCAATCCCAAACGGGAACTTATCACGCTCTATACCCTCGTAGCTGGTTTGTTTATGAAGGGGTGTTTCAAGCAGAGTTAACCTGTGAGCAATTCTCTCCTATTTGGGCAGGAAATTATCAACAAGCAAGCTATCCAGTCGCGGTGTTTCTGTGGACTGCACACAACCCAACTCATGCACCTATTAGTCTTAGTATCATGCTCACTTGGGAAAATATGGTTGGCTGGTTTACTAATGCTGTGAAATCTCCTCTGGTTCGGGTGCGGGATGATGGAAGCCCAGTTTATGACTATCAGCCACGTTTAGGCGAAAGTCAAGGTAATTTTAACCGGATAGTTGAAAACAACGAAAGTATTGGATTGTTGTTGGAGCCGGTTAATATGACTGAACCCCCTCAAGAAGGAGAGGGACAGTGGTGTATTGCTACTCGCAAACAACCAAATGTTGAAGTCCAGTACCACACGCGTTGGAATCCAGTTGGGACTGGGGAAGAAGTCTGGCAAAGCTTCGCCCAAGATGGCTCTTTGCCTAATCACGTCGATAATACTCCAGCAGCAGAAGGTGAACAGATAGGGGTGGCTCTTGCTGTACGTTTCACTCTTCAACCAGGCGAAACTCTCGAAATTCCCTTCGCACTGACTTGGGATTTGCCGATCACAGAATTTGCCGCCGGGACTACATATTATCGCAGATATACCGACTTTTTTGGTAAAAGTGGAAAGAATGCTTGGACAATAGCATCCACCGCTTTAGCAGAATATCATGTTTGGCAACAACAGATTCAATCTTGGCAACAGCCAATTATTGAGCGCCAAGACTTGCCAGACTGGTTCAAAATGGCTCTGTTTAATGAGCTTTATGATCTGACCAGTGGTGGAACTCTCTGGAGTGCGGCAAGTGATCGCGACCCTGTTGGTCAGTTTGCCGTATTAGAGTGCTTAGATTACCGCTGGTATGAAAGTTTGGATGTGCGGCTTTATGGTTCTTTCGCCCTCTTGATGCTGTTTCCAGAACTAGAGAAGGCGGTGATACGTGCCTTTGCACGAGCAATTCCCAGTTGTGACGAGACACACCGTATTATTGGCTACTATTACGTGATTGGTGCGGAAAGTCCGATGGCAGTTCGTAAAACCGCAGGCGCTACACCTCACGATTTAGGTGCACCAAACGAACATGTCTGGGAGAAAACAAATTATACAAGTTATCAAGATTGCAATCTTTGGAAAGATTTAGGTTGTGATTTTGTATTGCAAGTGTACCGAGACTTCCTGCTGACAGGTGCTGACGATGTGGAATTCCTGGCAGAGTGTTGGAATCCTGTTGTGCAAACTCTAGACTACCTGAAAAGGTTTGATAAAGATGAAGATGGTATTCCGGAAAATTCTGGCGCACCTGACCAAACTTTTGATGACTGGCGCTTGGTAGGAGTCAGCGCTTATTGTGGTGGGTTGTGGTTGGCGGCAATGGAAGCGGCGATCGCCATTTGCGATATTTTATTAAACTCCATAGACCAAAAGGAAAACACCTCTACACAGGAGTGCGATCGCCCTTGGAAAGCATCCATTGACATAGAGGAATTGGTTCAACAAAAGTCTATCTACGAAACTTGGCTGACACAATCTCGCCCTATTTACCAAGAAAAACTCTGGAATGGGCAATACTATCGACTGGATAGTGAGAGTGGATCTGATGTGGTTATGGCAGACCAGTTATGTGGGCAATTCTATGCTCGTTTGTTGGGTCTACCGGATATTGTACCTGTTGAGTGCATCCTCTCTGCTTTAAAAACTGTTTACGATGCTTGTTTCCTCAAGTTTTACGATGGGAAGTTCGGTGCTGCTAACGGTGTTCGTCCTGATGGTTCCCCAGAGAACCCCAACGCAACTCATCCCTTGGAGATTTGGACGGGAATAAATTTTGGATTGGCGGCTTTTCTTGTGCAAATGGAAATGAAGGATGAAGCTTTTAGGATTGCATACGCTGTGGTGCAGCAAATTTATGAGAATGGGCTACAATTCCGCACACCTGAAGCTATCACTGTTGTTGGTACTTTCCGTGCTAGTACTTATCTTCGTGCTATGGCAATTTGGGCAATTTATTTGCTCATTGATTAG
- a CDS encoding GIY-YIG nuclease family protein, with protein sequence MTTEINIPSLTNIEYIPYIDENGQLPEQLQGKIGVYAIFDQEKVLQFVGYSRDVYLSLKQHLVRQPKNCYWVKAETIERPNRTILEKIEQTWIAENGTVPTGNQDNKDKWTQAIDAKATMTPEEQANYNNPANDEIAQTKIIKNVARRVEAEIIAVLELRGLQTQIRFHPKLKENGLLDLK encoded by the coding sequence ATGACAACAGAAATAAATATTCCTTCTTTAACCAATATTGAGTACATTCCATATATTGACGAGAACGGTCAATTGCCAGAACAATTGCAAGGTAAAATTGGAGTATACGCAATTTTCGATCAAGAAAAAGTGTTGCAGTTTGTAGGATATTCCCGTGATGTTTATCTCAGCTTGAAGCAGCACTTAGTACGTCAACCCAAAAATTGTTATTGGGTGAAAGCTGAAACAATTGAACGTCCTAATCGTACGATTTTAGAAAAGATAGAGCAAACTTGGATTGCTGAAAATGGCACTGTCCCTACTGGAAATCAAGATAATAAAGACAAGTGGACGCAAGCGATAGATGCCAAAGCAACCATGACGCCTGAAGAACAGGCAAATTATAACAATCCTGCCAATGATGAAATAGCGCAAACTAAAATCATTAAAAATGTGGCACGTCGCGTAGAAGCTGAAATCATAGCAGTTTTAGAATTACGTGGTTTACAAACACAAATTCGCTTTCATCCTAAGTTGAAAGAAAACGGCTTGTTGGATTTGAAATAA